Genomic window (Nitrososphaerales archaeon):
TACAGATGCAGAATTGCTAGAAGCCTTTCCTTCACTCTAGGATTCTTCTCCTTCTTGAACCTCTCTTCGAGCTCATCCTTTCCAAGATGTTTTATGATTGTGACTTTTCTCATGTTCAGAAAAGCAGGGAAGAATATACAGATCAAACAGACTACCTCAGTTGACAAGTAGCTCAAAAGTTCGTCAAATGACTATAATCTATATAGAACCTGTTGACTGCATAATCACATACGTGTATGACGGGTTCATAGCAAAGATGCGAAAACTATCAGGGACGAAAGCCTTGTTATCTCATTTGATGCGCCAAATACATCACCAGATACTCCTCCAAAACTTCTGTTGGAAATTCTTACTATTACAAAAGCAATGAGAACAGCAGATGCCAATGCGTAAAGACCAGCAATGTTGCCGGCAAAGTAAGCTATGGGAATTGTTATAGCACTTGCAGCAATCATCTTTACGCTATCCTTCATGGATTCTGTAAATGGAGAGCCAATGCCCTCCCATGCTGCAATTCCCTTATGCGCCTGCACAACCATAACATACTTTGCGATAACCTCACTTGCAATTAATGCTGCCAGCAACTTGAAGCCTCCGATACCAGCAAGTATAGAAATTGCGATCACACTTCCCGCAAAGTACAAGACTAATGCAGCCGTGCCTGCAGATCCCGCTCTCGGATCGCTCATTGCCTTTCTTTTCGAATCCTTCCCGCCTTTGGCCATCAAGCCGTCTGCAAAATCCGACAGCGCATCTGTATGATGTGCACCAGTCAGTATGAAAAGGGTTCCAGTCGCAATCAGGCCAACAAACAATGGTTGTAGCATTAGTGAAAGGCCAAGGGCGAATGACCCAATAAGCAAGCCAATTATAGCACCAGCGACTGGGAAGAGGAACATGTGCCTTGCTATGTAGTAAATATCGTAGCTACCAGTAGGAATTATGGTTAGAAATGATATCAGTGAACGGATCTGTTTTACCAACCAAGTTATCACCATACTAATGATATCAATATAATTGCTGGCAGTGCAACTGCAATGCAGAAGAGTATAGTCGTCATCTTCATTATAGAGATGGCCTTTATGCAGTGTAGCAATGTTAGTTGTTCATGAGCTTCTCCTAAGGAGTAATAGCCAATCTTCTCAAGCCTGACTCTCAACGCACCAGCAATTGCAGCCATCGCCCAACCTCCATTGAGACTTGGAGTATTATGTTTGTCTCTGCTCATTATGTAGAGCGAATTTTTCCAGTCTGCACCAACCATCTTGGAAGCAGGGATCATAAGAAGTGCGGTTACGCGCGCAGGTATGTAATTTGCAATGGTATCCAGATGCGCTGAAAACCAGCCTATATCTCTATGGTAAACATCTCTATAACCTATCATAGAATCCAGAGTATTAATAGTTCTATATGCAAATGCTCCTGGGATTCCAAACAATGCATAATAGAATATGGGAGAGGTTATGCCATCTACAGTACTTTCTCCAATGCTCTCTATGGTAGCCGATAGAATGTGCTGCTCATCCAAATTTGACGTCTCCCTGCCAACTATATTGGCTAGCTTTGCCCTTGCAGTTGCTAGATCGTTGTTCGCCAATGCGTCCATTACGGATCTAGCGTGTACCTCCATTCCCCTTATTGCAATGGTGCTCTTGAGCATGATTATGCTTGCTATTACCAATGCAGCCATGCCTAGGAAGAATTCGATGAGTTGCAGAAAATAAAAAGTTGAAAGAGTAATGAACGAGACTACGATGACAGCAAATATGGTTCCCTTTACCTTTTCTACATTTGCAGAACTACCTTTAAGCTTTGGTGTTATAGCACCGATCAATCTTCCCACCCATGCTGTAGGATGGAGCCTGTTCGGAGGATCACTTACAATGAAATCAAGGGCAACTGCAGCACCAAGTATCAAAAGAGTTTCTGCAACCATTTATATCAACCGCATGATCTGCTCCAACTCTATGTTATCTTTTACTATGGTGCTGAATCTCTGTATCTGCTTATCCCAGAACTTGTCAATTGGCATATGATGTATCTTAGTTCTGATCCCCTTCTTGCGTGATAGGTATTCAATAACACTATTTCTTATGAGAGGCGTATCGAACAGACCGTAAAGGAAGCAACCAAACGCGAATCCGTCCTTGCTTATGCAGCCCTCAGCAAATCTGCATGGTTTTCCGTTTAGTTTATGCACGTGAAGGAGTGAATTTGCGTTCCTGCCATTTACCACTGTGTAATGCTCTCGTACGTATGCATCAAATATCTTACCATTCGTATAAACAATGGGCTTTCTGCTTGCAACCATGACATTTACAGTGCCCTCAAGTTTCCTGCCCGAATATGCGCTGGTATCGATCAAGCCTAGGCCGTTCATGGCCTTGCCATCAGCGCGTATCTGTTCACTCATCATGGCAAACCCCTCGCAAATGCCAATGATAGGAATGTTCTTCTCTCTACATGATTTTATTTCATCTCCAATCTTTGTATGTTTCATCCATTTCAGATCATGCATGATATCTCTGCTTGACGGAAGAAGTACCAAATCAGCGTCAGAAAGTTTGCCTGCAGATGTAACATAATATGTGTTAAGAGAATCCGATGAGAGCAGCAGTGGTTCAAAGTCCGCAACGTTAATGGCATTAGGGTATTTTATGACCGCTATGTTAATCATGTCATGCCTTGGTCTTCCCATTTTAATGCCCAGCGAGTCCTCGTTGGACAGCATCATATCGTCAATGAATGGTACCACTCCAAGAACTGGTCTCTTTGTAATTCTCTGTAATGATGCTATTGCCTGACCAAGTATCGTTCTATCCCCTCTGAACTTGTTTATGATGAATCCCTTTACAAGGTTCCTGTGCTTTGGTTTCAGCAGCTGCATGGTTCCAACAATACTTGCAAAGCATCCCCCGCGCTCTATGTCTGCTACTATAAGAACTGGTGCTCTCAACATCTCTGCAAGCCTCATGTTTGCTATATCGTAATCGGCTATGTTTATCTCCGCTGGGCTACCTGCCCCTTCTATTACCACGATATCATATTGCGATAATTTCTTGATAGCCTGCTTTACAAACTTCATTCCTTTTTGAAGGACGAATTTGTCATAGTAATACTTGGCATTCATGTTCCTGTATGCTTTACCTAGTAAAACAACAGAGCTCACGTAATCACCCATCGGCTTGAGCAGTATTGGATTCATGTATGGGCTCGGATTCGTTCTAGCTGCTATAGCCTGTATTGCCTGAGCTTTTGCCATTTCAAGACCATCCTTTGTAACGTACAGGTTTGATGACATATTCTGTGCCTTCAATGGAGCGACCCTGTAACCTCTATCCGAAAGTATCCTGCAAAAAGCTGCTACGAGGAAACTCTTGCCAGCACTTGATGATGTTCCCTGTATCATCAAAAACTTGACCATCTAGATCGCCTTCAGCGCATTTACCAGTAACCTATTTTCCATATGTCTCTGTACCGCAATCCTGACAAAGTCTGTTCCCATGCCAGTGAAGGTGCTGCAATCCCTAACCAGTATATTCCTCTTCAACAATTTTTCTTTCAATGTTACAGAATCCATGGCAGAAAGTTTGATCAAGAAAAAGTTTGTATCGGATCTGTACGGTTTGAACTGTTTAATCTTTGCAATGCTGTTATGCAGATACTTCTTCTCCTTCTTAACCAAGTTTCTGGTCTTTTCTAAATATGTGCGGTCGTTCAATGCTGCCACCGCTGCCTTCTGCGCAAGTGCGTTAACATTCCATGGCACCTTTGCTTTGTTTAATATGTTTGAGACTCTCTTACTTGCCAAGCAGTAGCCTACACGTAACCCAGCAAGGCCAAATGCCTTTGTGAAGGTTCTCAGCACTACAAGATTCTCGTACTCTCTAACAAATTTAGTAAATGAGGTTTTTTCAGGGTAGTCAACAAATTCTATGAAGCATTCATCCAGCATCACTAACGTGCCATTGTTGTATGCATGATCCAATATTCGCTCCACATCGCCCCTCTCCGCAAGCATTCCGCTCGGATTGTTAGGGTTGCATATGAATAGAACCTTAGTTTCTTTATCAATAGCATCTATCATCTGTTTACTGTCTAAAAGGAACTCCTTCAGTTCAACGTAACTTATGTTAGCAGAATTCTTATCACATGCAAATTCATATTCAAAAAATGTTGGCATTGGTATTACAACCTTATCCCCTTTACCTACAAACGCATCGGCAAAGAGATGTATGAGCTCGTTGGATCCATTTCCAACTACTACGTTTTCCCTATCCAATTCAACATATTCTGCAATTGCATTCTTTAGCTCCTTAGCATCAGGATCAGGATAGCCAGAGATTAAATTGATATTTTTTCGTACAGCTGCAATTACCTTCTGTGAAGCACCTAGAGGGTTAACGTTGGTGCTAAAATCAATTGTATTTTCCTTAATGCTCCTCAGGTAATGCAATCCACCATGCGCCCTTGGACTTGCATGCAGAAGACCATCCTTAACTAATGAGCTGATATCAAACTGTCCCGACTTGGTGAGCATATAGTAGGTTTCAAGCACTTGTATTTAGAATATTTGTTCCAATGCACGTTAACTATTGAGAATTGAACGAACTGCAAGCTGTATCACAATTGCTAAATTTACGTCAAAATTTCTGTTGATCTTGTCTTATGTCACTGCGCATCCTATCAATCTTTGATTCAGGATTCAAGGTTTTGGAGGGATTGATGTCGTTACGCGCTAACCGGTTGCAATGACTACAGTCAAATCTATCATGAATTGCATGATGGTGCATTTGCTATCCTCTGACTAATGTTCAGATACGAGTAGCTAGAGGAACTTCATACTCTTTTTTTATCTTCTTTGCTCTCCTTCTGTTAGCTAGATCGAGTATGGTGTATGTACCGAACATTCCTATGACGAAAGAGATTATTCCCACTTCTATCACTGGTTCATCACCAGAAGTATTATTCATGATCTAACATATTAGATTGGTTAGTGTTCATTAGATACCACTCATAAGCAATGATCATTACTATACATCTGTTGATATTGTTACGTTAGGAATGGTAGTCTGGAAAGTGAAGATGTTGGTGCAAATCTACATAAGGAAGGTAGTAAACGAAAATAAACGAAAATTCTGCTACAGAAGATGAGTTTATGAGCTTACTGCTGGAAGAGTTCATGGATTAACGAATAACGTTTAGTAAAAATGCTACCTTACAACTATGGTCGCTCGCTTAACTTCCGAAGTTAGCGGCTCAGGATCGGTTATGCTCTTCCAAACAAAAACCTCTGCAGTATAGTCACCAGATCTGTTAGGGAGCCACGATATTGCAAGTTCCAATGACTGTCCAGGAGAAACGGTGCTGACAACCCATGATAATGCAACAGTAACACCATCAGCATCTTTCACTTGGCTTATATATGCTATTTCCTGTGACGTAGCTAAATTACTGGTCATGCTAGTCTGTATCATCACCTGCTGTCCCACAGAAACATCTCGCAGCCTTGAGCCGCTCTGATCTACCAAGTTGATCCTTCCTACTGAAACCTTTTCCCGAACAGTTGGTGGCGGTGGTGGTGAAATTACACCAGCTCTTTCAACTGTGAAGGAGGCAGAGGCAGAGGAACCAAAGTATGCAATGTCACCAGCAAAGGAGGCCGATATGGACCAAGTGCCAACAGGATCAAGTGTAGTAAGTCGGTATGTTGCTACACCACCCACAAGTGTCAGCGAAGTAACCTTTAGGGCAGGAGAGGTAAGGGATGCAGCGATGGGCTTGCCAGAAACTATTTGAGTGGTACTTGTATCATGTACCTTTACAGTTATTGTTACAGTTTCACCCTGTTGATAACTCATCTTGTCAGTGTTTATGACCAGAGCAGTTCTGCGCTTCATCCCCTCAATGGTAACAAGCTGCTCATCAGTCACGTGACCTTTCTTTTCAGCCGTCACCTTTAACGAATGCGAACCTGGAGCCAAAGAGGCAATTACGAATGAATAGATGCCGGTATCCTCTCTTACAAGCGTTATGGGGTTATTATCGAACAATGCTGTTATCTTATCAGGATCGATAAGTACGTTGTCAACGTCTGTAACACGAACCCTTATTGTAAAACTTTCATATGCCAAGTAAGTTGGCTTTCTCTCCACAAATATCTTGATCTGGTTAAGCCTAACCTCGAATGATTGTGCGTTGCTTACGGAACGCGAATATTGCTCGTTGCCATCGAACTGTGCAAATACCTTAACCTGGAACCTCTTCTCCCTTCCTTGTGTCGTTTCAGTACCAAATGAGCCTCCTGTCTGTGGCACAACCTGCTCAATATCTACGACCCATGGAATTGAATAGAAACCTTCAGAATCTGTTTTTCCGCTAACTAGCACGCGCTTGTTGTTATATGTTATTTCATGTACAATGTTAACTGTCGCATCTGGAACGCCGTCAAGTGTGATAGCGCTGATCAGCCTCCCACTAAAGACAAGCGTTGCACCCTGGGTGATGGGGAAGCCAGACAAATTATCAAGGCTTATAGATGTAGCAGTAGAAGCTGTACCTGCATTAAAACCAAAACTGGTTGTTAGCAAAATCATGCCCAAAGAAACTGCCAAAAGGGCGTATCGCATACAGATTTCTACACCCTAGCCTAAATAATAAACGATTCGGAAAAGTGCTCTCATCTGTTGAGAATTTCGTTTGCCCGGTGTGAGATGCGAGATTGTGTAAGCGATCTAGAACTTCTGTTTGATAACTTTAACAACGCCCTTCATCCATGGGTGGGGTTCGCAGTGGTAAGGAAACTCGCCCTCCTGAGTAAACAGGAACTCGTACTCCGCTCCCGGCTTCACCAAGCCAATTGTTGCAAGAGAATCAAAGGGGCCACTATATCTATCTACGTGACCGTTATCTGTAGTAACCGTATGCCCAAGAGTGTCCTCGTTTTTCCACACAACTTTGTTATCAAAGCCAAGCTGAACCTCAACACGTTTCGGTATGTAATTATCAACCTGCTCCGGATCAAAAGACCCCTTGATTATGAGAATCTCCGTTACCCTCTCTGGATTTAGTATCTCTTCAGCAATAGCAGGTTTTAGGTTAACATATGGAAGGTAGGCGAACTGATAAAACCCAATGCTTACACCAATGCCTATGATGAAGGCTATAAGACCTATACCAAAGGGACTGTGCTTTTGTGTGGTGGTCATTTAGCTTTGATCTTAAAATTTTCCCTTATAAAGCTATGCTGCACATATTATCGATGAAAAAAGTTTCATCCGTATGCTTTTATTCTACAGCGATCAATCAAGAACATGCGGGCATACGTGGAGATCGATATTGAATCAGGTAGAGATGTGATCGCTTCTGCAGAGTTTATCAGGCAGATAGAGGGTGTCATCGAGGCATATGCGGTTTCAGATAAATGCGATATATTTGCAGCAGTGGAAGCGCCTGACTTCAAAAGCATCTATGAACTTGTTATGCGAAAGATACAGGTGATCAGGGGAGTGGTAGATACTAGGATTTTGCCATGTGTTGATATGGATGATCAGAAGAGAGAGGGTGAAAAAAGATCTGACACTGATATTATTCCTGAAGGTGCGGGTCCACCTTTGTAACCTGTACACCAGCATTGCTAGCCGCTGGAACACCGCTTGGAACATTACTTGGAACATTACCTGATGCAGTCGTTTGAGCTGCACTTGCTCTTGTTTGAGCTGTTGCTTTCTGCGGCACCTCGATAATAATTGGCTGAGGCTTCTCTGCGGGTTTCTCCTTTTCCTTTTCAGCTGGTGCTGGTGCAACCGGCTTTGGAGATTCTACCCTTGAGACCTTCGCCTGCTGGTTAGCATACCTGTATACATGGAATATGCCAGCAAATGTTATCAATACCAAACCCACAAGGAAGAGCTCTACGTTTCTAAAGCCTGCAACGCCAGCATAGTATGCTGAAATGTTCAGGTACACCTGGAATATTAGCAGCGCAATAATTATCATCCAAGACCAGTTCTCTGGCAGGCTAATACCCTGCCTAGTTTCGCCAGCGCCTTTCCTCTTTGCCGCTTCCATCTTATGTTTGTACTCGGCATGCCTCGCAAGCTTTATCATCATATACGTAAATCCAAATGACAGCGGAACCAGCAGAAGCATTACAGTATAAAACACTATTGGATCAATTACCAGCCTCTCGGTCAGCGATTTCTGTATATCAGGGTCTATCCAGAATCCCCAGTAGGTTGTTACAATGATCTGGGCAAGGCTGGTTATTCCTATTGCAGTTATAAGAGGCCTATCCTTCCACGAGAACTTTTTGTATCTATCCATGAATGGTATAAGCAGCAACGCGCCTATGAATAACCCAGGCCACAGCACGCCCGTTACGAACTTGTCATACTGTGTTCTCAGGAAAGCATACAGTCCTGTAAGGTACCATTCCGGAACAGTTACTCCCGGTGGACTTTCCGGCTCGAATTTGATGCCAAGCTCCACAGGGAATACGCCTCCAGTTATGAAAATGGCGCCAGAGATCGCCATTACCATGGGAACATCAAATACGAGGAAGCGTGGGAAGTGTACTGCCATAAGCCCAAGCATAATAATTGGCAGAATGAATACATGCAACGCGTAGAACCTTAGCACAAAGTCAGCAAACCCTGCACCAAACATCATCGCCCTTATATCAGGGCCCAGCACCGGTATGGAATTTGTCAACGAAGCTGCTATACTGATTGCAAGTTCAGCCCTCTCGTTGTAAAGTATATCGTAACCGGTAAATGCTTCTAGTATGGTTACTGTGCCCAAGATAACACCTGTTACCCACAACACCTCGTTCCTGATCTTATACCTGCCGCTGAAGTACTGATAATACATATGTGCAAGTGCAAGGAAGACCATGGCATTTGATGCATGGTAATGTATGTTTCTTATATGGAAGCCATATGGTATCACATCGTTGATCCTCTCAACGCTGTCCCATGCCCTGTCAAGTATTGGTTCATAGTAAAACATCAGCAGCGCTCCGGTTATTCCTAAAATAATGAAGGTGATGAACGTCAGCATGCCCAAGAATCCGAGAGGGCTAACATACCTTGATGGGAATGTAAACTTCATGCCCAAGAAGAGAGTTCTCTCTAGGCCAGCCCACAGCCACTTGAAGAACCTTACTATACCATGCTCAGTCTTTAAGGAAGCGCCCATACCCAACTATCCCATTAGCATTTACATTCCATACCGGCGGTAAGACCCATAAAAAGCCATCTGCGTCTGCCTCCAGATCAAGCTTTGGCAGTACATTGCTTGGTGGTGACTGTAACGAAGCTGGGCCGCCTATCGCTTTGCCCGTTCTTGCATCGTAAAGACTTCCGTGGCATGGGCACTCTCCCCTCTTCTTCTTTTCATCGGGCCAGTACTTCCACAAGCACCACAAATGCAAACATACCATGCTATACGCCCTGAATGCTGAGACATCATTTCTGTCTCCTCCAAACTCTGAAGGCAAGCGTATGAGCTGCCATCTTCGAAAAGCTTCCTCGTCTAACACTCTATCGCCAGTGGCAGGGTATATGATAGCTTCAGAGTGGTTAACAGGAAATGTCTTCACGTTAGCCTGTGAGCCATCGGGCAGCAACACCTTCTGACGATCTGCCTGTGCACCAGCTGGGTTTGGCATAAACCTGCCCCAGTCAATGAAGGGCGTAAAGGACATCACAGTTCCAGCTGCTGCCAAAAGTTTGAGAAAATCACGTCTAGAGAGCTTGCCACCTTTTTCAGAAGGTTGCTGGCTCATTGTGATCAAAAGTGCATGCTGAAACTAAATTTATAAATCTTCGCTCCTTTCCTGCTGATCATAGTGAATCATGCGCTTTCTTCTGTACTTGCTTAATAACACAGCAGCGGTTACCCCAGCACCAACTGCAAGACCTATCAATATGCCCGTTATCTGCACATTTATTAATGATGGAGCAAAATTAGCTGTTGCTATATTTACGGAAGCGGTACCCACGTTGCCGGCCCTGTCCTCCGCTATTACCTGCAGCGTGTAATCGCCGTCGAACAAGGTCGTAGTATCAAGTGAATAGGAGCCGGAGTCGCCTATCTCCACAGACTTGCCTCCCACTGAAAGTATTACGCTCTTCAGGTTCTCATCCTTAACATCGTATCTCACATTTACACCACCGCTAACAGATGCTCCTTCCCGTGGGTTGCTTATAGCTACAACAGGTGCTGTTTTGTCAACTCTAAATGAAATGTTCCTTTCCACCACGTTGCCAGCACCATCCTCAGCATGCACAAGTATGCTGTAATCGCCATCAGCCAAGCTGCTCGTATCAATGGTAAAAGCGGTGTTGTTCTCTACCCTCGTTCCGTTTGGCAGGGCGATGCTGAAGCCCTTGAGCGTTGAATCAAATACCTCCATGCTAACATCTAAAAGGTTAGAAACAACAGTGCCGTCAGCTGGGCTCCTGATCCTTACGTCAGGTGCAGTATTATCAACTGCAAAGGTGATATCTTTGTACACTCTGTGACCAACGGTATCGGTAGCAACTACAGTCAACCTGTGGAACCCTTCAATCATATTAGTAGTATCTAGCTTTATCGTTTGGCCTGCACCTATACTTACCGGTTCGGTTTCGTTAATAGAATATGTGACCTTTTCTAGGTTCTCTTCTTCAACATCTACTGGTATCTCTACCACACCTCTAACATACTGTGGAAAGTCTAACAATACCTTTGGAGGTTCTGTATCAGGCAGCAGCGTTGTAAACTTGGCCTCTATCATGATCGGCTCCTTAAGGGTCTCGCCATGGAAGAGCGTGGTGTGTAGCAAGAGGGAGTATATGCCAGTCGAGTTAACAGGGACGTAAAGGACAGTTGAGTTGGTACCTTGGTTTGCAGCAGGGTAAAAGCCGCCGCCCTCGCTGAAATTGGTTGTACCGAGCCAGTCGTTGCTTGCCCATCCCACGAAGACCTTGAACACACCAGCGGGTACAGAAGAAGCCACGATCTTTCCACTTGGATCTACAACCATTGAATTGACACTGGTCCAGTTGTTCCTCCAACTTATCTTCATGCTAATAGCGTTCACCGAAGGATCTGTTATGTTAAAGTGGTAGTACCTCCAGTCACCAGCATTGTACCTGGACAGCATGTCAAACGAGCCCATTATTGAAACATTGTCATAAAGAAGATCGTCCCTTGCCGTACCAGAAACCACCAGCGGTGCGTCCTTCTTCTGCACTTTAATTGGAACTACATAAGATACGGGTATGTTTACCGTGTGCGCCCTGCTGCTAACAGTCAGGAACCCCTGGTATATTCCCGGCATGGCGTCCTCAGGTACAGTTAGCCTTGCAGTAAAGGGATACTGGCTCCGTGGCGCAAGCTCAAGCGTTTCAGTGTCTACACTCAATCCGTCCCACGAGCTCTTCTTGTAGAAAGAAACGGTAAGGGTGTAGTTCATTGCTGTGCTATTCTGCTTGGTATTGCCGCTCCAGTAGGAGTAGAGAGTGGGAACGGGGTAAACACCTATCAGAGGCGTATGCTTTACCCTGTTCAATGGATCCCTTACGGTAACTTCCTGTACGGTGCCCCATGCACCTCCCCTGTTAACCATACTAAGCTCATCGAAGGAGACCTGCCTGTCCCTGTTCTTATCGTTCCAGTCATAGAAGTACAAGGAAGCGATCTTCAGAGAGTTTGCGTATATTGCTTCGGTAGAATTAAGGAAAGATTCGAATGGAAAGTTTGCCTTGATAACCATAAGTTCAGCATCCTCAGGTATCTTCATCTTTTCGCTGAGGTTTATGTAGTTGGGTATGTACCCCGTTCTATTGCCGTTCATTATGGGATCCTTCTGCCTTACTTCCGTAGTGCTATTGATGCTCTTCTGCGTTATCAATTCTAACATCGTTGGTTTGATCTCAACGCTAAACGCCCTGTCTGAACGATTAATTATTGCAAACGTTGCCTCGCTACTCTCTCCTGCATTCAGAAATCCTGCGTGCCACTTGGCGTCCTGAAACTCCTTTTCAGGAAACGCAAGCGTGTAGTTCCCAAAGCCCTTGATCTTGTAATTGCTAAGAGTTGTGCTTAGCATCTCCGCGATCTTGGGATATGTATTGTTTGTATACACAATGAACATACCGTTCTTGCCTTTAATGTACTCGATCGCGCTCAAGACATCAACCCTTCCAGTGCCCTGCGTAAATGGATCGCTGCCCAGATCTTCAGCAGTGGACATGAGGATCGATTTGATCAGGAAGGGATTGTATTCGATCTTTTCGCTTCTTAAGGCTTCTATCACCAGCGCCGACGCACCTGCAGTTAGAGGGGCTGCCATACTAGTGCCTCCAAATAGTCCAAAAGCTCCTGTTGAGTTCGGTATATGCCTGGTGTTCGGAGGGAGTGGCACAAATCCATACGCGCCTACGCTCATGACCTCTGGTTTTACGTCGCCGAGCATGCTTGGCCCTCTACTCGAGAATCCTGCTACATCGTCATAGTAGATAGTGTTGTTTCCAAACCTTGGCTCATTTCTGGTAAGGTCAGAACCAACAAACACATTGTTTGTAGTTGCACCAACTGTCAATGCGAACGATGAGCTGGCTGGTGACCCAAGTGTACCGTAACCAAAGCCTGTATTGCCTGCTGAATTAACCATCAGCACCCCAGGGAACTTTTCGTCTATGGCAGAGGGTATGGTCAACAGGTTTGAAAGGATGCTTAACACGTCATGACCAGGACCGTAGTCGAGAACGGGGAATTTGGAGACGCCCCAGCTGTTGTTTATTACATCTGCCATATGCCTTCCAGTATATATCCAGTTTCCTTCCTCGTCCTGCTCAAAACCAGATGCCCAAAGCCATCCGTATACAACATCGCCATACCACAATGCTTTGATAGGAATTATCTCTGCATCTGGTGCCACGCCCTTGAGTCTGTACTTGGTCGAGTTCTTGTATACGTCGTACTGTTCCTGTCCCCTTGAGGCAATGCTGGCTGCACTGCCGGTGCCGTGGCTTAGAAAGTCATACATCACACCAAAGTAGTTGCCTTCAGGATCTATAGGTTTAAGGAGTGTTCCGTTTACTGCACCTATGTAATTGTCAATTTCCGCCTTGTTCTCCTTCTTCAAAGCACCCCATATGTCCAGCACATGTGCTCCCACCAGCCCTGCAGTTAGATCGACATTTCCATCTTTATCGGCATCATATGTTAGAAACTCATTACCGCTCCCGAGTTTAATACGCTTTTCATCAGTAAATGAATAATCGAATTCAACATCAGTCTTCTTGAGCTCAAACCTAGCATAGTCGGCCCATGAGGATGACATGTCAGCTATTACTGTATCATACACACCCTCCTTCTCGCTGTCAACCAACAG
Coding sequences:
- the cobS gene encoding adenosylcobinamide-GDP ribazoletransferase, whose product is MVKQIRSLISFLTIIPTGSYDIYYIARHMFLFPVAGAIIGLLIGSFALGLSLMLQPLFVGLIATGTLFILTGAHHTDALSDFADGLMAKGGKDSKRKAMSDPRAGSAGTAALVLYFAGSVIAISILAGIGGFKLLAALIASEVIAKYVMVVQAHKGIAAWEGIGSPFTESMKDSVKMIAASAITIPIAYFAGNIAGLYALASAVLIAFVIVRISNRSFGGVSGDVFGASNEITRLSSLIVFASLL
- a CDS encoding cobalamin biosynthesis protein is translated as MVAETLLILGAAVALDFIVSDPPNRLHPTAWVGRLIGAITPKLKGSSANVEKVKGTIFAVIVVSFITLSTFYFLQLIEFFLGMAALVIASIIMLKSTIAIRGMEVHARSVMDALANNDLATARAKLANIVGRETSNLDEQHILSATIESIGESTVDGITSPIFYYALFGIPGAFAYRTINTLDSMIGYRDVYHRDIGWFSAHLDTIANYIPARVTALLMIPASKMVGADWKNSLYIMSRDKHNTPSLNGGWAMAAIAGALRVRLEKIGYYSLGEAHEQLTLLHCIKAISIMKMTTILFCIAVALPAIILISLVW
- a CDS encoding cobyric acid synthase; translation: MVKFLMIQGTSSSAGKSFLVAAFCRILSDRGYRVAPLKAQNMSSNLYVTKDGLEMAKAQAIQAIAARTNPSPYMNPILLKPMGDYVSSVVLLGKAYRNMNAKYYYDKFVLQKGMKFVKQAIKKLSQYDIVVIEGAGSPAEINIADYDIANMRLAEMLRAPVLIVADIERGGCFASIVGTMQLLKPKHRNLVKGFIINKFRGDRTILGQAIASLQRITKRPVLGVVPFIDDMMLSNEDSLGIKMGRPRHDMINIAVIKYPNAINVADFEPLLLSSDSLNTYYVTSAGKLSDADLVLLPSSRDIMHDLKWMKHTKIGDEIKSCREKNIPIIGICEGFAMMSEQIRADGKAMNGLGLIDTSAYSGRKLEGTVNVMVASRKPIVYTNGKIFDAYVREHYTVVNGRNANSLLHVHKLNGKPCRFAEGCISKDGFAFGCFLYGLFDTPLIRNSVIEYLSRKKGIRTKIHHMPIDKFWDKQIQRFSTIVKDNIELEQIMRLI
- the hisC gene encoding histidinol-phosphate transaminase, coding for MLTKSGQFDISSLVKDGLLHASPRAHGGLHYLRSIKENTIDFSTNVNPLGASQKVIAAVRKNINLISGYPDPDAKELKNAIAEYVELDRENVVVGNGSNELIHLFADAFVGKGDKVVIPMPTFFEYEFACDKNSANISYVELKEFLLDSKQMIDAIDKETKVLFICNPNNPSGMLAERGDVERILDHAYNNGTLVMLDECFIEFVDYPEKTSFTKFVREYENLVVLRTFTKAFGLAGLRVGYCLASKRVSNILNKAKVPWNVNALAQKAAVAALNDRTYLEKTRNLVKKEKKYLHNSIAKIKQFKPYRSDTNFFLIKLSAMDSVTLKEKLLKRNILVRDCSTFTGMGTDFVRIAVQRHMENRLLVNALKAI
- a CDS encoding Ig-like domain-containing protein, whose translation is MRYALLAVSLGMILLTTSFGFNAGTASTATSISLDNLSGFPITQGATLVFSGRLISAITLDGVPDATVNIVHEITYNNKRVLVSGKTDSEGFYSIPWVVDIEQVVPQTGGSFGTETTQGREKRFQVKVFAQFDGNEQYSRSVSNAQSFEVRLNQIKIFVERKPTYLAYESFTIRVRVTDVDNVLIDPDKITALFDNNPITLVREDTGIYSFVIASLAPGSHSLKVTAEKKGHVTDEQLVTIEGMKRRTALVINTDKMSYQQGETVTITVKVHDTSTTQIVSGKPIAASLTSPALKVTSLTLVGGVATYRLTTLDPVGTWSISASFAGDIAYFGSSASASFTVERAGVISPPPPPTVREKVSVGRINLVDQSGSRLRDVSVGQQVMIQTSMTSNLATSQEIAYISQVKDADGVTVALSWVVSTVSPGQSLELAISWLPNRSGDYTAEVFVWKSITDPEPLTSEVKRATIVVR
- a CDS encoding plastocyanin/azurin family copper-binding protein → MTTTQKHSPFGIGLIAFIIGIGVSIGFYQFAYLPYVNLKPAIAEEILNPERVTEILIIKGSFDPEQVDNYIPKRVEVQLGFDNKVVWKNEDTLGHTVTTDNGHVDRYSGPFDSLATIGLVKPGAEYEFLFTQEGEFPYHCEPHPWMKGVVKVIKQKF
- a CDS encoding Lrp/AsnC ligand binding domain-containing protein, with the protein product MRAYVEIDIESGRDVIASAEFIRQIEGVIEAYAVSDKCDIFAAVEAPDFKSIYELVMRKIQVIRGVVDTRILPCVDMDDQKREGEKRSDTDIIPEGAGPPL